In a genomic window of Leishmania mexicana MHOM/GT/2001/U1103 complete genome, chromosome 30:
- a CDS encoding putative transcription like protein nupm1, producing MHLSATATALLCVAIAAALGFGIVCALFVLMYFGCLKMSNGRVANGNRRWLREGDTPERLDSSSNGEAAAVESQRKGIPLNSRPPRLTPEQEILREKAMEKYKRRQARQERRSQRQAAREARLANVREGAREGTVSEDEFAGDSSDTSRTTLTSVATTVRTTSTVAYGRSSYLRPPSGDCTVHIDEYDDNDSRHSSHSDGSRSSRGSAHSRASQGVVATIKSHLRHRQRQRLRRREEQQQLELLDQWAYAQMVSSSELSSSSKDVSASSQHDVEGSTTGGDTRHRTRTAGGSRSFNHVHPNRSASVASSAPRPLEEVLGADCASYPFLMNVEHGNLEGFSVDNQHPSPHQAALTAHASGRDTASFGPSTYSNGTTDAPSPHVAPAEHVEYAGRGGSGVPTGEHVDRQQPRRHKRTWKDVEHNAALSGFFSTPTNNNMASLDTAFRSHHNNREAPAPSVSAPGEPMHTSLGLHEPISHE from the coding sequence ATGCATCTCTCTGCCACAGCCACAGCCCTCCTCTGTGttgccatcgctgccgccttaGGCTTCGGCATCGTTTGCGCTTTGTTTGTCCTGATGTACTTCGGCTGCCTCAAGATGTCAAACGGCCGTGTGGCCAACGGCAACCGCCGCTGGCTGCGCGAGGGCGATACCCCCGAGCGGCTGGACTCGTCCTCCAatggcgaggcggccgcggtAGAGAGTCAGCGGAAGGGCATTCCGCTGAActcgcggccgccacgcctGACGCCGGAGCAAGAGATCCTGCGCGAGAAGGCAATGGAGAAGTACAAGCGCCGTCAGGCCCGTCAGGAGCGCCGCAGTCAGCGCCAAGCTGCCCGCGAGGCACGCCTGGCAAATGTGCGCGAGGGCGCTAGAGAAGGCACGGTGAGCGAGGACGAGTTTGCCGGCGACTCCTCTGACACCAGTCGAACGACGCTAACGTCtgtggcgacgacggtgaggacGACGTCGACTGTCGCGTACGGGCGCAGCTCCTACCTCCGACCTCCCTCAGGTGATTGCACGGTGCACATAGACGAATATGATGATAACGACAGCCGGCACAGCTCGCACAGCGACGGTTCGCGGAGCAGCCGTGGCTCTGCGCACAGTCGCGCCAGCCAGGGCGTAGTCGCCACTATCAAGTCACACTTGcgtcaccgccagcgccagcgcctgcgtcgccgcgaggagcagcagcagctggagctgTTGGACCAGTGGGCATATGCGCAGATGGTATCCTCCTCGGAGCTGTCGTCCTCCTCAAAGGACGTCTCTGCGTCATCGCAGCATGACGTGGAGGGAAGCACGACTGGTGGAGACACCCGTCACCGCACCAGAACGGCCGGTGGCAGTCGCAGTTTCAATCATGTGCATCCGAACCGCTCGGCCAGCGTGGCCAGCTCGGCACCTCGtccgctggaggaggtgctcggTGCCGACTGCGCGTCGTACCCGTTCCTCATGAACGTCGAACACGGCAATCTGGAGGGTTTCAGTGTTGACAATCAGCACCCATCCCCTCACCAGGCTGCGCTCACTGCACACGCTAGTGGGCGCGACACGGCGTCCTTCGGTCCGTCTACATACTCGAACGGTACGACAGATGCACCTTCGCCGCACGTAGCGCCGGCGGAGCACGTCGAATATGCCGGCCGTGGTGGATCCGGGGTGCCCACTGGCGAGCACGTCGACCGTCAGCAGCCACGCCGCCACAAGCGCACGTGGAAGGATGTCGAGCACAACGCCGCACTTAGTGGTTTCTTTAGTACACCCACCAATAACAACATGGCCAGCCTAGACACCGCGTTTCGGTCTCACCACAACAACAGAGAGGCACCAGCCCCATCCGTGAGTGCTCCTGGAGAACCGATGCACACCTCCTTGGGCCTCCACGAGCCGATTTCCCATGAGTGA
- a CDS encoding tryparedoxin-like protein, whose translation MEPNFFNNSGLMLLCKDGSAVRAIDVLKDPEYVLIFFSAHWCPPCRAFTPLLKSFYEAHHAKKKFEVVFMSLDRSEEEMMRYFCESHGDYYCLPYADARSMARVWGDTYNIKTIPALLVFENANPRKLIARCGREMVTQDPFGKFFPWPDAAPQQQAASFVLDYTRKAAIVLGILVLLYSLSRRSSWGTLS comes from the coding sequence ATGGAGCCCAACTTTTTCAATAACTCGGGGCTCATGCTCCTCTGCaaggacggcagcgccgttcGTGCAATCGATGTCTTGAAGGACCCCGAGTATGTgcttatttttttttccgcacACTGGTGCCCCCCGTGCCGCGCCTTCACCCCGCTGCTGAAGAGCTTCTATGAGGCCCACCACGCCAAGAAGAAGTTCGAGGTTGTGTTCATGTCATTGGATCGAtccgaggaggagatgatgAGGTACTTTTGTGAGTCGCACGGGGACTACTACTGCCTGCCGTACGCGGATGCCAGGTCGatggcgcgcgtgtggggcGACACATACAATATCAAGACCATTCCTGCGCTTCTCGTGTTCGAGAACGCAAATCCGCGCAAGCTGATTGCGCGGTGCGGCCGGGAAATGGTCACCCAAGACCCATTCGGAAAGTTTTTCCCTTGGCCcgatgcggcgccgcagcagcaggcagcgtCGTTCGTTTTGGATTACACCCGTAAGGCAGCCATTGTGCTGGGCATCTTGGTTCTCCTCTACTCACTGAGCAGGCGCAGTTCGTGGGGTACGCTGAGCTAG
- a CDS encoding putative dihydrouridine synthase (Dus) — MAYNPKKLEAYRQLIAEGKPFRSITCPYCNGRRDATVKHVHPSTKPSSAWGFWNDVLVRKYAAVQSPAARANMEATVTGSSAVRGAPLRVAEEVTDNEAAAEALHLNATSGPRMFIVGPMVDQSELPFRMLCRQYGATVAYTPMLHAKSFADGAAYRSHFLSVCLPDEVKAAMEAALASPSVAAGEHGGGGSMRAGVGADSEDAVADTVLVDRPCIVQFCGNDADTVLRAARFAVLGEQAAATEQTGDNGGASAAPVYPVHVRVNGLSSSEKAPAHLLYQCDAVDLNLGCPQGIARRGHYGSFLMEDWELIHTIVHTLHVELEVPVTVKIRVFDHPGHVEAAGDNRECATDCSSAGCEENGAACATADTSREPLKAVFDEALTILYARMIRDAGAQMLCIHGRTREMKGQQTGLANMALIRRVRDALGGTIPVISNGNVRTYDDVIAHLQETRCEGHMCAEPLLWDPKLFSNPSQPVMPGRTHGADKATRLSALHTALVYMQWVRYYPVDIGFVKAHLFKMCFHSYELHTSFREELGQLKTSAAKIKAEKGNSIEVMDMMRLGAAPGADDSSAPSGAVHEEGDDEESAAVATASAAASVPASAFKQCVDAIEAHLLALMEAERRCSVDGEQPKSAQAEKAKAKQEIVDVWEEGGDLGIDF, encoded by the coding sequence ATGGCCTATAACCCCAAAAAGCTGGAAGCTTATCGGCAGCTCATTGCAGAGGGTAAACCCTTCCGCAGCATCACGTGTCCATACTGCAATGGACGCCGTGACGCCACTGTGAAGCATGTCCACCCCAGCACGAAGCCATCCAGTGCGTGGGGTTTTTGGAATGATGTGCTGGTGCGCAAGTACGCTGCGGTGCAGTCACCGGCGGCTCGCGCAAACATGGAAGCCACCGTTACGGGCTCCTCGGCGGTTAGAGGAGCTCCGCTGCGTGTCGCCGAAGAAGTGACGGACaacgaggcagcggcagaggcactGCATCTCAACGCCACCAGCGGCCCTCGCATGTTCATTGTCGGTCCGATGGTCGACCAGAGCGAGCTTCCGTTCCGCATGCTGTGCCGTCAGTACGGTGCCACCGTGGCCTACACGCCGATGCTGCATGCAAAGAGCTTTGCAGATGGCGCCGCGTACCGATCACACtttctgtctgtgtgtctgccggACGAAGTTAAAGCagccatggaggcggcgctcgcgAGCCCCTCCGTTGCAGCTGGCGAacacggtggcggcggtagTATGAGGGCAGGTGTAGGGGCTGATAGCGAGGATGCCGTGGCCGACACCGTGCTTGTGGACCGGCCGTGCATCGTGCAGTTCTGCGGGAACGACGCGGACACCGTCCTGAGGGCTGCCCGGTTTGCCGTCCTCGGCGAGCAGGCAGCGGCAACCGAGCAGACAGGCGACAACGGCGGTGCGTCTGCGGCTCCTGTGTACCCGGTGCACGTACGCGTCAATGGTCTGTCGTCTTCCGAGAAAGCGCCGGCGCACCTTCTGTATCAGTGCGATGCCGTCGATCTCAACCTTGGGTGTCCGCAGGGCATTGCCCGCCGTGGCCACTACGGCTCCTTCCTCATGGAGGACTGGGAGCTGATTCACACCATCGTGCACACACTCCACGTGGAATTGGAGGTGCCGGTGACAGTGAAAATACGCGTGTTTGACCACCCTGGGCACGTGGAGGCTGCCGGTGACAACCGCGAGTGCGCCACCGATTGCAGCTCCGCCGGGTGTGAAGAGAATGGCGCTGCCTGTGCGACTGCGGACACTTCACGGGAGCCGCTGAAGGCGGTATTCGATGAGGCTCTCACAATCCTCTACGCCCGCATGATTCGCGACGCGGGAGCACAAATGCTCTGCATTCATGGCCGCACACGCGAGATGAAGGGGCAGCAGACTGGGTTGGCGAACATGGCGCTCATCCGCCGTGTGCGCGATGCGCTGGGCGGCACCATTCCCGTCATCTCGAACGGCAACGTGCGCACCTACGACGATGTGATTGCCCACCTGCAGGAGACGCGGTGCGAGGGCCATATGTGCGCtgagccgctgctgtgggACCCGAAGCTATTCAGTAATCCCTCCCAGCCTGTCATGCCGGGACGTACCCACGGTGCCGACAAGGCGACGCGACTCTCAGCGCTGCACACGGCGCTTGTATACATGCAGTGGGTGCGCTACTACCCGGTCGACATCGGCTTCGTAAAGGCGCACCTCTTCAAGATGTGCTTTCATAGCTACGAGCTTCACACGAGTTTTCGTGAGGAGCTGGGTCAGCTCAAGACCAGCGCTGCGAAGATCAAAGCGGAGAAAGGGAACAGCATTGAGGTGATGGACATGATGCGATTGGGTGCAGCACCGGGAGCCGATGATTCGTCTGCACCTAGTGGTGCTGTGCACGAGGAAGGGGACGATGAGGagagcgccgctgtcgctaCGGcttccgcagcggcgtctgtGCCTGCCTCTGCCTTTAAGCAGTGCGTTGACGCGATTGAAGCGCACCTGCTGGCCCTCATGGAAGCGGAGCGCCGATGCTCAGTGGATGGAGAGCAGCCCAAGTCTgcgcaggcggagaaggcgaaggcgaagCAGGAAATCGTCGATGTgtgggaggaagggggtgatCTGGGCATCGACTTCTGA